One stretch of Chitinophaga pendula DNA includes these proteins:
- a CDS encoding UxaA family hydrolase: MQNKILKAHPADNVLIALSDIDAGMELSYDNVNYKTIQQIPAKHKFAAIDFKKEEEITMYGVLVGKAITDIATGELLTTANVRHASNTYAQYRQQNTWIPPDVSAWRTRTFMGYHRSDGSVGTANYWLVIPLVFCENENVQLLKDALQEPLGYGKKRSYAALTRELIAKQRAGIALDQNSYNEWSSAPLEQLVFPEITGIKFLTHQGGCGGTRQDAQTLCGLLAGYITHANVAGATVLSLGCQNAQQQLLMDEIRKRDPQFSKPLVVLDQQQLGTEHTLMTDAITLTLEGLAAANKITRQPAPLSKLCIGLECGGSDGFSGISANPALGHASDLLVALGGSVILAEFPELCGVEQELIDRCTTPENARRFAALMYTYSQRAEEAGSGFDMNPSPGNIKDGLITDAMKSAGAAKKGGASPITAVLDYPEKVSLPGLNLLCTPGNDVESTTAEVGAGANIVVFTTGLGTPTGNPIAPVVKVATNNTLHRRMHDIIDISMGDIIEGKETIQQAGERLLEYIISVAEGTTTVAAVRHDKDDFIPWKRGISL; this comes from the coding sequence ATGCAGAATAAGATACTCAAAGCTCATCCGGCAGATAATGTGCTGATCGCCTTATCCGATATCGATGCTGGTATGGAGCTAAGCTACGACAACGTCAATTATAAGACCATACAACAGATCCCGGCCAAACATAAATTCGCCGCGATAGATTTTAAAAAGGAAGAAGAAATCACCATGTATGGAGTACTAGTGGGAAAAGCAATAACGGATATCGCTACAGGAGAACTACTGACCACTGCCAATGTACGGCATGCCAGTAATACCTATGCACAATACCGCCAGCAAAATACCTGGATACCGCCTGATGTAAGCGCCTGGCGAACACGCACATTTATGGGCTATCACCGTAGCGATGGCAGTGTAGGTACTGCCAATTACTGGTTGGTCATCCCCCTTGTTTTCTGCGAAAATGAGAATGTGCAATTGCTGAAAGATGCCTTGCAGGAGCCACTCGGATATGGGAAAAAAAGATCGTATGCCGCCCTCACCAGGGAACTGATCGCAAAACAGCGGGCCGGGATTGCTCTTGACCAGAATAGTTACAACGAATGGAGCAGCGCACCGCTGGAGCAGTTAGTCTTCCCTGAAATCACGGGCATCAAATTTCTCACTCACCAGGGTGGCTGCGGAGGCACCCGCCAGGATGCACAGACCTTATGTGGCCTGTTAGCGGGGTATATCACACATGCCAACGTAGCCGGCGCCACCGTGTTAAGCCTGGGCTGTCAGAATGCACAACAGCAACTGTTGATGGATGAGATCCGTAAACGTGACCCGCAATTCAGCAAACCATTGGTAGTGCTAGATCAACAGCAATTGGGAACAGAGCATACACTAATGACAGATGCCATCACATTGACCCTGGAAGGGCTGGCAGCAGCCAATAAAATAACCCGCCAGCCTGCCCCGCTCAGCAAATTATGCATAGGGCTGGAGTGCGGCGGGTCCGACGGTTTCTCCGGTATTTCAGCCAATCCCGCCCTGGGACATGCATCAGATCTCTTGGTAGCATTGGGAGGGAGCGTTATACTGGCTGAATTCCCTGAATTATGCGGGGTAGAGCAGGAACTGATCGATCGCTGTACCACACCGGAAAATGCCCGTCGCTTTGCAGCATTAATGTATACTTATAGCCAGCGCGCAGAGGAAGCCGGCTCCGGTTTCGATATGAACCCCTCCCCGGGTAATATTAAGGATGGACTCATCACCGATGCCATGAAATCCGCAGGGGCTGCAAAAAAAGGGGGCGCTTCTCCCATAACCGCAGTCCTGGACTACCCGGAGAAAGTCAGCCTGCCAGGACTCAACCTCTTATGTACCCCCGGCAATGACGTGGAATCCACCACCGCCGAAGTAGGCGCAGGAGCCAACATCGTCGTGTTCACCACCGGCCTCGGTACCCCCACCGGAAATCCAATAGCCCCCGTAGTAAAAGTAGCAACCAACAATACCTTGCACCGCCGTATGCATGATATCATCGACATCAGCATGGGAGATATCATCGAAGGAAAAGAAACAATACAACAGGCGGGCGAACGCCTCCTGGAATATATTATCAGCGTAGCAGAAGGAACCACAACCGTAGCGGCCGTACGCCATGATAAAGATGACTTTATCCCCTGGAAAAGAGGAATATCACTATAA
- a CDS encoding ferritin, which translates to MLSQNMKEALNRQILMEAQSSQAYLAMGSWAEIQPGLKGVTKFFFRHSDEERMHMLKLIHYVNERGGFAIVPALEQPVMTFVSLKSAFEQLLKHEIKVSESINELIEIALTEKDYATHNFLQWYVMEQMEEERLARECNDKLEMIGDDKSGLYLFDRDVLTMDQE; encoded by the coding sequence ATGCTATCACAAAACATGAAAGAAGCGCTCAACAGGCAAATTCTGATGGAAGCGCAATCCTCCCAGGCCTATCTGGCAATGGGTAGCTGGGCAGAGATACAGCCGGGTCTGAAAGGTGTAACTAAATTTTTTTTCCGTCATAGTGATGAGGAGCGTATGCACATGTTGAAGCTGATCCATTATGTGAATGAGCGTGGTGGATTTGCTATTGTGCCGGCGCTGGAGCAACCGGTGATGACATTTGTGTCTCTCAAAAGTGCTTTTGAGCAGCTGTTGAAGCATGAGATCAAGGTGAGTGAGAGCATTAATGAGCTGATAGAGATCGCCTTGACAGAAAAGGACTATGCTACGCATAACTTCCTGCAGTGGTATGTAATGGAGCAAATGGAGGAAGAGCGTCTGGCCAGGGAGTGTAACGACAAGCTGGAGATGATCGGTGATGATAAGAGTGGTCTTTACCTGTTTGACAGGGACGTTCTTACTATGGACCAGGAGTAG
- a CDS encoding glycoside hydrolase family 16 protein codes for MRITVMLILIPLLICCQKSDKKDNNGDVKTNVPAYDGYQLIWQEEFNGNTLDNKKWNIETGTGIGGNWGTGQLDRATDRPENLRIQTDIPDADGGTLAVTTRKESFVDRNYTSGRVNTQNLGAFGPGTRIEARIWARDVKYKGQGFAFWMMPVEKPAGQPNIMWPQGGEIDIMEYVGSIPYHNLGTVHYAWFWKDNQYLDWNHGHQGAYYNYAERQVPAVKPEYGAWPPKDNDPNTGSGGFHTYRIDWYKERIEFSIDGQVYHMHYFNDGDAFGQAPDGQDGQIERTINGKRVLATEYSHHFNEWKPFEHSFYLILSAGVGGNDNQTYGGRITEDAKFPCSVFIDWVRVYKRL; via the coding sequence ATGAGAATAACTGTCATGTTGATACTTATCCCATTGCTGATCTGCTGCCAGAAGTCAGATAAAAAAGATAACAATGGAGACGTAAAGACAAATGTACCCGCCTATGATGGCTACCAGTTGATCTGGCAGGAAGAATTCAATGGCAATACCCTGGACAACAAAAAATGGAATATCGAAACCGGCACAGGGATCGGTGGAAACTGGGGCACCGGCCAGCTCGATAGGGCCACCGACCGCCCCGAAAACCTACGTATACAGACAGACATCCCCGACGCCGACGGCGGCACACTGGCTGTCACTACCCGCAAAGAATCCTTTGTAGATCGCAATTATACCAGCGGCCGTGTCAATACCCAGAACCTCGGGGCCTTCGGACCGGGTACCCGCATAGAAGCGCGCATCTGGGCCCGGGACGTAAAATACAAAGGCCAGGGATTCGCTTTCTGGATGATGCCGGTCGAAAAACCTGCCGGACAACCCAATATCATGTGGCCACAGGGTGGAGAAATAGATATCATGGAATATGTCGGTAGTATACCCTATCATAACCTGGGAACTGTCCACTATGCCTGGTTCTGGAAAGATAACCAGTACCTGGACTGGAACCATGGTCACCAGGGTGCCTATTACAACTACGCAGAACGACAGGTGCCCGCCGTTAAACCGGAATATGGCGCATGGCCCCCCAAAGACAATGATCCCAATACCGGTAGCGGCGGTTTTCACACTTATCGCATCGACTGGTATAAAGAACGCATCGAATTTAGCATCGATGGCCAAGTGTATCATATGCACTACTTCAATGATGGAGATGCATTCGGTCAGGCTCCCGATGGACAGGACGGACAAATAGAAAGAACCATTAATGGAAAACGGGTGCTGGCAACAGAATATTCCCACCATTTCAATGAATGGAAACCATTCGAACATTCATTTTACCTGATCCTCTCCGCAGGAGTTGGCGGTAATGACAACCAAACCTACGGGGGCCGTATTACGGAGGATGCTAAATTCCCCTGCTCCGTCTTCATAGATTGGGTAAGAGTGTATAAACGGCTGTAA
- a CDS encoding outer membrane beta-barrel protein: MKRGSLTLFFLTLFFYYGHAQQDTTTKSTAVTVDGSNGRSLPAPLSSPPFPSGEWVGTPLIGVPADAPDYPLTKLLGLHRSKSRIKIYGWVDIGANFSTSKQSNAPTSYNLVPNRVVLDQAILRVERQPNTVQTDHVDWGFVVDNIFGTDYRYTIAKGIVSDQLLRRNQLYGYDPTQVYGMLYIPKVAQGLLIRVGRFISPADIEAQWAPDNYLYSHSLMFTVDPYTFTGIHAALRLNAHWTIMAGAHAGNDMAPWSKSASLNGLAMVRWVAPNNRNSLYGGINSLGRGYYKNAHDNLQMAVATWGHKFSERVHMNTEVYYMWQREAAIGGTAIEGPGKEWYMGTGLGDIIPGVASAVGAVNYFQIKLSDKKDYLSIRNDMLNDPQGNRTGAATMYTSHTIGWIHSFSNLLRIRPEVRYEKAWKNDVTPYDNGTRREQFTAAMDLIVRF, translated from the coding sequence ATGAAGCGAGGATCACTTACTCTTTTTTTCCTGACATTATTTTTCTATTACGGACATGCACAGCAAGACACTACGACAAAAAGTACGGCTGTTACTGTAGACGGTTCCAATGGGCGAAGCCTTCCGGCTCCTCTGTCTTCTCCACCCTTTCCCAGCGGAGAGTGGGTGGGTACTCCGCTTATAGGTGTTCCTGCGGATGCGCCAGATTATCCACTGACCAAGCTGTTGGGATTACACCGCAGCAAGAGCAGGATCAAGATCTATGGGTGGGTAGACATAGGTGCTAACTTCAGTACCTCTAAACAATCAAATGCGCCTACCTCTTATAACCTGGTACCCAACCGTGTGGTGTTGGATCAGGCGATACTGCGGGTAGAGCGGCAGCCTAACACGGTACAAACCGATCATGTGGACTGGGGATTTGTAGTGGATAATATTTTTGGTACGGACTACCGCTATACGATTGCCAAAGGTATTGTCAGCGATCAGTTGCTGAGGCGCAACCAGCTGTATGGTTATGATCCTACGCAGGTATATGGTATGCTTTATATCCCCAAAGTGGCTCAGGGGCTGTTGATCCGAGTAGGCCGTTTTATTTCCCCTGCGGATATTGAAGCGCAGTGGGCGCCGGATAACTACTTGTATTCCCATTCGCTGATGTTCACGGTAGATCCCTATACTTTTACCGGTATACATGCAGCTTTGAGATTGAATGCACATTGGACGATCATGGCCGGTGCTCATGCTGGTAATGATATGGCGCCCTGGAGTAAGTCGGCTAGTTTAAATGGGCTGGCAATGGTCCGTTGGGTAGCGCCTAATAACCGGAACTCTCTGTATGGAGGTATTAACTCGCTGGGGCGAGGTTACTACAAGAATGCCCATGATAATCTGCAGATGGCAGTGGCGACCTGGGGGCATAAGTTTAGTGAGCGGGTACATATGAATACGGAGGTATACTATATGTGGCAGCGGGAAGCTGCTATTGGTGGAACGGCCATCGAGGGACCGGGTAAGGAATGGTATATGGGCACCGGGTTAGGTGATATTATTCCCGGAGTGGCATCTGCGGTAGGGGCGGTCAATTATTTCCAGATCAAACTATCTGACAAAAAGGACTATCTGTCCATCAGAAATGATATGCTGAATGACCCACAAGGGAACCGGACGGGTGCGGCTACCATGTATACCAGCCATACAATCGGATGGATACACTCCTTCAGTAACCTGTTGCGGATAAGACCAGAGGTCCGCTATGAGAAAGCCTGGAAAAATGATGTTACGCCTTACGACAATGGTACCCGCAGGGAGCAGTTCACGGCTGCTATGGATCTGATCGTACGTTTCTAA
- a CDS encoding serine hydrolase domain-containing protein produces MEQNKITWRWLYLPLVMLLALACKKDKQEESKPPVEQPGADKLTDNIEAIRARSYFPGLYTAVIKDGKLIYARSFGVADATTSRTFNPSTIMPVASITKTLASIAVMKGIELGYFNMETNINDILPFAVVNPYHPDIPIKLKHLVTHTSSVYDTLSGGNDNLVLEKTPKQSLGDFLKDYFVPGRQLYKNSNFLGTKPGEKFEYSNYATALAAYLVELKSGISYASFVKKYVFDPLQLQSAHWFYDNTRSDLYAGLYHPIYLWLPVYSQSSYPDGSWRISGEDMVKYLQEMMKAYEGNSSLLKRESWQQIFTPKVTAVPGMDMCIFWFKKQDVYMHGGNDPGICTKIGFDAKRHYGWIIMTNTSVSATETVTLHADFNKIESSLIDFADRQ; encoded by the coding sequence ATGGAACAAAACAAAATAACATGGAGATGGTTGTATCTGCCACTCGTAATGTTGCTGGCCCTGGCTTGTAAAAAGGATAAACAGGAAGAAAGTAAACCACCTGTTGAACAGCCGGGCGCAGATAAGCTGACAGACAATATAGAGGCCATTCGCGCAAGATCTTATTTCCCAGGATTGTATACCGCTGTCATTAAAGACGGAAAACTGATCTATGCCAGGTCGTTCGGGGTCGCAGATGCAACAACCAGCAGGACCTTTAATCCATCTACTATCATGCCGGTGGCTTCTATAACTAAAACCCTGGCCAGTATCGCCGTGATGAAAGGAATAGAATTGGGATACTTCAATATGGAGACCAATATTAACGATATACTGCCCTTCGCAGTGGTAAACCCTTATCATCCGGATATCCCTATCAAACTAAAACACCTGGTAACACATACCTCCAGTGTCTATGATACACTTTCAGGGGGCAATGACAACCTCGTCCTGGAAAAGACGCCCAAACAATCCTTAGGGGATTTCCTGAAAGATTATTTCGTACCAGGCAGACAACTGTATAAAAACAGCAACTTCCTGGGAACAAAACCTGGAGAGAAATTCGAATACTCCAATTATGCAACCGCACTGGCAGCTTATCTCGTAGAACTGAAGTCCGGGATATCCTACGCCAGTTTCGTAAAGAAATATGTATTCGACCCCCTGCAACTACAGTCGGCACACTGGTTTTATGACAATACCCGTAGTGACTTATATGCTGGCCTATATCATCCTATATACCTTTGGTTGCCTGTTTATAGCCAGAGTTCTTACCCTGATGGCAGCTGGAGAATATCCGGAGAAGACATGGTAAAATACCTGCAGGAAATGATGAAAGCCTACGAAGGCAACAGCTCCCTACTGAAAAGGGAATCCTGGCAGCAGATATTTACACCCAAAGTGACAGCAGTGCCCGGTATGGATATGTGTATCTTTTGGTTCAAAAAGCAGGATGTCTATATGCATGGCGGTAACGACCCTGGCATTTGTACCAAGATCGGATTTGATGCAAAACGTCATTATGGTTGGATCATTATGACCAATACCTCCGTCAGTGCGACGGAAACTGTCACACTTCATGCAGATTTCAATAAGATCGAGAGTAGTTTGATCGACTTCGCCGACCGCCAATAG
- a CDS encoding TonB-dependent receptor, which yields MMRYLRRFSLFLLLLVVAPFTYGQTLTTLSGKVVNDANVPIVSVTVSLDNTSLTATTDESGVFSFQQVAPGNHTLTFRHLGYKRVSKVISVTAGEAQQVSITLETSDQTLREIVVSTQKRTQSSIEVPIAISAISGTTLDHLNIRQMDEMAQFIPGLQVQLQSPNNPGYVIRGITSDEGDSRSQPRISIFQDGVSISRSRASVVELFDMERVEVVKGPQGTLFGRGAEIGAVHLIQNKAQHIFSAQITGGYGTYNHRFVNGYINTPIIKDKLANRFAANYEARDGFIGNLSGGRLNGKGVYAFRNSTRLTASDRTTADLILNYQYDDYPGTSFKSQRFAPKGGDTDPNTFADLEQGKNLYIKRHVGSTTLLIDHQLNDRWKLSSISGFRKFDSDESFDADGTPAPILWVSEKAKGDQYSQEIRFNYEDKKRFSGFIGASYFYENSSQEVPMRINEQYLYPAYVAPLLSNQLSSQIGALGTGLGLPAAQIAALRQAVTGMFTTQPVVVNGTPMPVTNLPNLQPFALNLISQLVPGGSPPGLTWPQLVQSGMIPATIPRQLIGLVNVLNGSPISSTHSESSTNYGKNQAFEIYGDGTLQLTDRLKLTAGIRGSYEKQRAGYYAPEPAQPSVFGMIANNGSHTLLNPVSTTTIYATKEYFSYVGRLALNYMFNKNNIYATVSKGRRPGVINIFPAKTTYLKPEEVWSYEAGIKGIVAKGKLSYDFTAYYYDWNNFQTLSYQPQPGSIALQLLASDGGKAHSFGLEAALRYLIVRNVSIFGNYAYVDGRFNEYNKNGEKQEYAGHRFRLTPAHSFAVGADANISLSSKSMIYIRPSYSYKSGVYFEDSNRADLYQKGYGLANFTAGYQFRVNNNRYEIGAYGRNIFDTKYIIDAGNSGDNIGFPTYVGGSRSIVGLQLKATF from the coding sequence ATGATGAGATATTTACGAAGATTTAGTTTGTTCCTGTTACTTTTGGTGGTAGCGCCCTTTACCTATGGCCAAACCCTTACTACGTTATCCGGTAAGGTGGTGAATGACGCAAATGTGCCCATTGTTAGTGTTACCGTTAGCTTGGATAATACTTCTTTAACAGCAACTACTGACGAATCAGGTGTATTCAGTTTCCAGCAGGTAGCACCCGGAAATCATACGCTTACATTCAGACATTTGGGATACAAACGGGTATCTAAAGTGATTAGCGTTACCGCCGGGGAAGCGCAGCAAGTGTCGATCACACTGGAAACCTCCGACCAGACCCTCCGGGAGATCGTGGTAAGCACTCAGAAAAGAACCCAGAGCAGCATTGAAGTGCCTATAGCTATCAGCGCAATTTCCGGTACCACTTTGGATCACCTGAACATCCGCCAGATGGACGAAATGGCACAATTCATACCGGGCCTTCAGGTACAGTTACAAAGCCCCAATAACCCGGGTTATGTAATACGTGGTATCACTTCTGATGAGGGGGATTCCCGCTCTCAACCACGCATCTCCATCTTCCAGGATGGTGTTTCTATCTCCCGCTCCAGGGCCTCGGTAGTAGAGCTCTTTGATATGGAAAGGGTAGAAGTGGTGAAAGGCCCTCAAGGTACACTCTTCGGCCGCGGCGCAGAGATAGGTGCCGTACACCTTATCCAGAATAAAGCACAGCACATCTTTAGCGCACAGATAACCGGCGGATATGGTACTTACAACCATCGCTTTGTGAATGGCTATATCAACACACCTATCATTAAAGATAAATTGGCCAATCGGTTTGCCGCCAACTATGAAGCACGCGACGGATTTATAGGTAATCTCTCTGGTGGACGCTTGAACGGGAAAGGGGTATATGCATTCCGGAACAGTACCCGGTTAACTGCCAGCGACAGAACAACAGCCGATTTGATACTTAATTATCAATATGACGATTATCCCGGTACTAGCTTTAAGAGCCAACGATTCGCCCCTAAAGGTGGAGATACCGATCCTAATACATTCGCTGACCTCGAACAAGGTAAAAATCTCTATATCAAAAGACATGTGGGTAGTACTACCTTGCTGATAGACCACCAGCTGAACGATCGATGGAAGCTCTCTTCGATCTCTGGATTCAGGAAGTTCGACTCCGACGAATCTTTCGATGCCGATGGTACACCTGCTCCCATCCTGTGGGTATCTGAAAAAGCCAAAGGCGACCAATATAGCCAGGAGATACGTTTTAACTACGAAGACAAAAAACGGTTCTCAGGTTTCATAGGTGCCAGCTACTTCTATGAAAACTCTTCACAAGAAGTACCGATGCGTATTAACGAACAATACCTGTACCCCGCCTATGTGGCTCCGCTACTCAGTAATCAGCTGTCAAGCCAAATTGGTGCGCTCGGAACAGGCCTCGGATTACCGGCAGCACAGATAGCCGCATTAAGACAGGCTGTTACCGGCATGTTCACGACACAGCCGGTAGTCGTTAACGGAACACCCATGCCAGTAACCAATCTGCCTAACCTGCAGCCTTTTGCCCTCAACCTGATCAGCCAACTCGTCCCCGGCGGCTCACCTCCGGGACTCACCTGGCCGCAACTGGTGCAGTCAGGTATGATACCTGCTACCATCCCAAGACAGCTGATAGGACTGGTCAACGTACTGAACGGTAGCCCCATCAGCAGTACACATAGCGAATCATCCACCAACTATGGTAAAAACCAGGCATTCGAGATCTATGGCGACGGAACGCTTCAGCTGACAGACCGGCTGAAATTAACCGCCGGCATCAGAGGTAGCTACGAAAAACAAAGAGCCGGTTATTATGCACCAGAACCCGCGCAACCCAGTGTATTCGGAATGATCGCTAACAATGGCTCGCATACCTTGCTCAATCCCGTATCAACAACAACTATTTATGCCACAAAAGAATATTTTTCATACGTAGGTCGCCTGGCGTTAAACTACATGTTCAACAAGAACAACATCTACGCGACAGTATCTAAAGGCAGAAGACCTGGGGTTATCAACATTTTCCCTGCAAAAACTACCTACCTGAAACCGGAAGAAGTATGGAGTTACGAAGCGGGTATTAAGGGTATCGTAGCCAAAGGCAAACTGAGCTATGACTTTACTGCCTACTACTATGACTGGAATAACTTCCAGACGTTGAGCTATCAGCCCCAGCCTGGATCTATAGCCCTTCAACTGCTGGCCAGCGATGGTGGAAAAGCCCATAGCTTCGGATTAGAAGCAGCCCTGAGATACCTGATCGTGAGAAATGTCAGCATCTTTGGTAACTACGCTTATGTCGATGGTAGGTTCAATGAATACAATAAGAATGGTGAAAAACAGGAATATGCCGGCCACCGTTTCCGCCTTACTCCAGCACATAGTTTCGCAGTAGGAGCAGATGCCAACATCTCCTTATCATCCAAAAGTATGATCTATATACGTCCCTCTTATTCCTATAAGTCCGGCGTATACTTTGAAGATAGCAACCGTGCAGATCTGTACCAGAAAGGCTATGGATTGGCAAACTTCACTGCCGGTTACCAGTTCCGGGTAAATAACAACCGTTATGAGATCGGTGCTTATGGTCGTAATATATTCGACACAAAATATATAATAGATGCAGGAAACAGCGGTGACAATATCGGCTTCCCTACCTATGTAGGTGGTAGCAGAAGCATCGTAGGCCTCCAACTGAAAGCAACTTTCTGA
- a CDS encoding family 43 glycosylhydrolase — MKKKCRVVSHLLTSAAIILSGLTGCTEKEAKLMSIKDNTSNTRATTERAVDLMSGNPILPVATADPDIIYANGKYYIYPTATGPNASQFHAYSSTDLLNWKDEGIILDLANVNWAHTDGWAPAIVARNGKYYFYFTAAKKVGVAVGSGPVGPFVDKGSALATGDGSDPIDPMVFIDDDGQAYMYWGNTTMNIQRLNSDMISLTGARSHEKPSNYFEAPYVIKRNGTYYLMYSINHFGNDDYHVEYATSNNPMGPWSYKGRITSPRGAIKGPGHNAVIRKPGCSDEYFFVYHRRTSTNIHERQVAIDRMFFDAAGNIIPISITNSGVTQSGGTTPCLVSNPLPSGQYAVRSKINTTTGAGLYLDIAGCAIGNADVRTWTRTDCAGQKWNITYQNNGYYKIISELPSHKSLDLDACGIDRGANIQVWDVFSNDCQLWRIEAVGGGWYRIMSKSSNNVVDLADGSPTPGADVRSWTWNGADAQLWRFEAP; from the coding sequence ATGAAAAAAAAATGTAGAGTAGTGAGCCACCTGCTTACTTCAGCAGCTATTATCCTATCAGGTCTTACAGGATGTACGGAGAAAGAAGCTAAACTAATGTCAATTAAAGACAATACCTCCAACACACGCGCTACAACGGAAAGAGCCGTCGACCTGATGAGCGGAAACCCCATTTTACCAGTAGCCACCGCTGATCCAGATATCATTTATGCAAATGGCAAGTATTACATTTATCCCACCGCTACAGGCCCTAATGCCAGCCAGTTTCATGCCTATTCATCAACAGATCTGCTGAACTGGAAGGACGAAGGCATTATCCTGGACCTGGCCAATGTCAATTGGGCACATACCGATGGGTGGGCGCCCGCTATCGTTGCCCGCAACGGTAAATATTACTTTTACTTTACCGCAGCCAAAAAAGTAGGTGTAGCCGTAGGCTCCGGTCCGGTAGGGCCTTTCGTAGACAAAGGTAGCGCCCTGGCAACCGGAGATGGATCCGACCCCATAGATCCGATGGTATTCATCGACGATGATGGACAGGCATATATGTACTGGGGTAACACAACCATGAATATCCAACGACTGAACAGTGACATGATATCACTTACAGGTGCCCGCAGCCACGAAAAACCTTCCAATTATTTCGAAGCACCGTATGTGATCAAACGAAACGGGACCTACTACCTGATGTATTCTATTAATCACTTTGGTAACGATGACTATCATGTTGAATATGCGACTTCTAACAACCCAATGGGTCCATGGTCCTACAAAGGACGTATCACCTCTCCACGTGGCGCAATAAAAGGCCCCGGTCACAACGCTGTAATCAGGAAGCCCGGTTGCAGTGATGAATATTTTTTCGTGTATCACCGTCGCACCAGCACCAATATACACGAACGACAGGTTGCCATCGACAGGATGTTCTTTGATGCGGCAGGTAATATCATCCCGATAAGTATTACCAACTCGGGCGTTACACAATCCGGTGGTACAACACCTTGCCTGGTATCCAATCCGCTTCCCAGCGGTCAGTATGCCGTAAGGTCAAAAATCAATACTACCACCGGTGCCGGCCTTTATCTTGATATAGCAGGATGCGCCATCGGTAACGCCGACGTAAGAACATGGACACGGACCGACTGTGCCGGGCAAAAATGGAATATCACTTATCAGAATAATGGGTACTATAAAATTATCTCAGAATTACCCTCTCACAAGTCACTGGACCTGGACGCCTGCGGAATCGATCGGGGCGCCAATATTCAGGTATGGGATGTTTTCTCCAACGATTGCCAGCTCTGGCGTATTGAAGCCGTAGGTGGCGGTTGGTATCGGATTATGTCAAAATCAAGCAATAACGTAGTCGATTTGGCCGATGGTAGTCCCACGCCGGGGGCAGATGTCAGATCCTGGACCTGGAACGGCGCGGATGCACAACTGTGGAGATTCGAAGCACCATGA
- a CDS encoding TetR/AcrR family transcriptional regulator produces MNNRDRLLEIGLELFSSRPYSGTGVREITQAVGVPTGSFHYYFKNKEDFALSVLTYFFQKTFTKKFEEIINSDNLSGKEKIIRIFRTLVRHYLRTPGQEPVYGCIMGNLGQEISAHTPAIAAKLREHIEGLLKALTRLAEQGKDDGSIMNTCKSRQMVGFVFDAYEGAMMRRKIYNSDQPLNDFLQSLPAML; encoded by the coding sequence ATGAATAATCGTGACAGATTACTGGAAATAGGACTTGAACTGTTCTCTTCCAGGCCATATTCCGGCACAGGCGTCCGGGAGATCACCCAGGCAGTAGGAGTGCCGACAGGATCTTTTCACTACTATTTTAAAAACAAAGAAGATTTCGCACTGTCCGTATTGACATATTTCTTTCAGAAAACCTTTACCAAAAAATTTGAGGAGATTATTAACAGCGACAATCTATCCGGTAAAGAAAAGATCATCCGGATATTTCGTACGCTGGTGCGGCATTATCTCAGAACACCGGGACAAGAACCGGTATATGGTTGTATAATGGGCAACCTGGGACAAGAGATAAGTGCACACACGCCCGCTATTGCAGCAAAACTACGGGAGCATATTGAAGGTCTGCTAAAAGCGCTAACCAGGCTGGCAGAACAGGGAAAAGACGACGGGTCTATCATGAATACTTGCAAGAGCCGGCAAATGGTTGGGTTTGTCTTCGATGCATACGAAGGCGCCATGATGCGACGCAAGATATATAATAGCGATCAGCCACTAAACGACTTTTTACAAAGCCTCCCTGCAATGTTATAA